A region from the Thermomicrobiales bacterium genome encodes:
- a CDS encoding SH3 domain-containing protein: MAGITKRVSLGLVVALLGASIASMLVPIAASADTNLIIGQEAVISYANGDQVRLRETPDYEGTLIAMYGEGTTVTVLDGPLTDAAGNYWYQVSVGSNVGYIVADFLALASNGAPLEAVAEATEEPYVEETPVDVPIADVPTETDPVAVVPEAPVAGAVIAIGWVAGTNGDGVRCRAAADTNAPIITVLPEGTQIEITGPAFDIWQPINCMGGGGFIASQFVSTTDPNQAPVVIEDGSTGAETPVAETPVAETPTATVTPVATNPDGSAATETPVATETAVAETPVAEAPTEVVDESAEPVILDESLVSGTAIVSGTNGDGVRCRARASSTSNTITILAEGTSVQLTGVPSGVWQPVYCNGSAGYISKTYLGSGDTVSSTDGGTVGSTDGVTQLAVGAEVSAAALTGSALVSGTNGDGVRCRTNASYSGSIIAVISEGTSLSLRGLATGEWQPVICAGSNGFIHVDYLSSSGSTSGGSTSGGSGDVDTSAVTGSATVNSAPGGLNCRASGSMSGSIITVLAHGSTVSLRGAASNGWQPVVCAGRNGFVSSQYLTSGGTSGGGTSGGGTNGGGTSGGSASSGSTMYVSGTGGGGVRLRSSGSMSGSILAVVPEGASVTVRNGSTSGWIAVTYNGTNGFISADYLAKNGGSTSGGGTSGGGTNGGGTSGGSTSGMVNGDHAKTSDSLNLRYSASYSAGVAAVAPAGTVVLITGSATNGFYPVDWDGLSGFMASQYLTKTTEALSDRGGSGNPNGGTNGGTTGGSSSGGASGNALVSYAMRYLGYPYVWATHGPSSFDCSGFTYWVVLNVLGRDIGAGTWTQVSAGASVSRGNLQPGDLVFFQNTYTTGLSHVGMYIGNDQFIHAQNEATGVVISDLNSSYYSSRWYGAVRLT; the protein is encoded by the coding sequence TTGGCTGGCATCACCAAACGAGTTTCGCTGGGACTCGTTGTCGCATTGCTCGGGGCATCGATCGCCTCGATGCTCGTACCCATCGCCGCATCAGCGGACACGAATCTGATCATCGGCCAAGAGGCTGTGATTTCCTACGCCAATGGCGATCAGGTTCGACTTCGAGAAACTCCCGATTACGAAGGCACACTCATCGCCATGTACGGCGAGGGCACCACGGTTACCGTGCTGGATGGTCCTCTGACCGATGCGGCAGGAAACTATTGGTACCAGGTTTCTGTGGGCAGCAACGTCGGCTACATCGTGGCTGACTTCCTTGCGCTCGCGTCGAACGGCGCTCCCCTGGAGGCGGTCGCAGAAGCCACCGAGGAGCCGTATGTCGAGGAAACACCCGTCGACGTTCCCATAGCCGATGTCCCCACCGAAACCGATCCGGTTGCGGTCGTGCCGGAGGCCCCGGTTGCGGGCGCTGTGATCGCGATCGGCTGGGTGGCAGGGACGAATGGGGACGGTGTCCGGTGCCGCGCCGCGGCCGACACCAACGCTCCCATCATCACAGTGCTGCCGGAAGGGACCCAGATCGAAATCACCGGTCCCGCCTTCGACATTTGGCAGCCGATCAACTGCATGGGCGGCGGGGGCTTCATCGCTTCGCAGTTCGTGAGCACCACCGATCCCAATCAGGCCCCGGTTGTCATCGAGGATGGATCGACCGGAGCGGAGACCCCGGTAGCCGAGACTCCGGTTGCCGAAACCCCGACTGCGACGGTCACCCCGGTCGCCACGAACCCGGACGGTTCGGCGGCAACTGAGACCCCGGTCGCCACCGAGACCGCTGTGGCGGAGACACCGGTGGCCGAAGCGCCCACTGAGGTCGTCGACGAGAGCGCCGAGCCGGTGATTCTCGACGAGAGCCTGGTTTCTGGAACCGCTATCGTTTCCGGAACAAATGGCGACGGCGTCCGCTGTCGCGCACGCGCCAGCTCGACTTCGAACACCATCACCATCCTCGCCGAAGGAACGTCCGTGCAGCTCACCGGAGTTCCGAGCGGTGTCTGGCAACCGGTTTATTGCAATGGCTCGGCCGGGTATATCAGCAAGACCTACCTGGGCTCGGGCGATACGGTTTCGTCCACCGATGGCGGCACGGTTGGCTCGACTGACGGCGTGACCCAGCTTGCGGTTGGCGCGGAGGTTTCCGCGGCGGCTTTGACCGGTAGCGCGCTCGTGAGCGGCACGAATGGCGATGGCGTCCGTTGCCGAACCAACGCCAGCTATAGCGGCTCGATCATCGCGGTTATCTCCGAAGGCACCTCGCTTTCGCTGCGCGGACTTGCCACGGGTGAGTGGCAACCGGTCATTTGCGCTGGTTCCAACGGATTCATCCATGTCGATTACCTCAGCTCATCCGGAAGCACGAGTGGCGGTTCCACCTCCGGCGGCTCCGGTGACGTCGATACGTCGGCCGTGACCGGTTCGGCGACGGTGAACAGCGCCCCTGGCGGTCTCAACTGCCGCGCCTCGGGCAGCATGAGCGGATCGATCATCACCGTGCTCGCCCACGGATCGACCGTGAGCCTGCGCGGTGCTGCGAGCAATGGCTGGCAGCCAGTCGTTTGCGCTGGCCGCAACGGATTCGTCTCGTCGCAGTACCTCACCTCTGGTGGGACCAGCGGTGGCGGGACGTCCGGCGGGGGAACCAACGGCGGCGGTACGTCCGGCGGCTCGGCATCCTCCGGTTCGACCATGTACGTCAGCGGCACCGGTGGTGGGGGAGTGCGACTCCGCTCCAGCGGCAGCATGAGCGGCAGCATCCTGGCGGTGGTTCCGGAAGGCGCGTCGGTGACGGTTCGCAACGGCAGCACCAGCGGCTGGATCGCGGTTACCTACAACGGCACCAACGGCTTCATCTCGGCCGACTATCTGGCCAAGAACGGCGGCAGCACGTCGGGCGGCGGAACCTCTGGAGGCGGGACCAACGGAGGCGGAACCTCTGGCGGCAGCACCAGCGGTATGGTGAATGGCGATCACGCCAAGACCAGCGATTCGCTCAACCTGCGCTACTCGGCCAGCTACAGCGCTGGTGTGGCGGCGGTGGCGCCGGCCGGCACCGTGGTGCTCATCACCGGATCGGCCACCAACGGCTTCTATCCGGTCGATTGGGATGGTCTGTCCGGCTTCATGGCCAGCCAGTACCTGACGAAGACGACCGAAGCGCTCTCTGATCGTGGTGGCTCAGGCAACCCCAATGGCGGAACCAACGGTGGCACAACCGGCGGTTCGAGCAGCGGTGGCGCTTCGGGCAACGCGCTCGTGAGCTACGCCATGCGCTACCTCGGCTACCCGTACGTCTGGGCGACGCATGGACCGTCGAGCTTCGACTGCTCCGGCTTCACCTACTGGGTCGTGTTGAACGTCCTCGGACGCGACATTGGCGCGGGCACGTGGACGCAGGTCTCGGCGGGCGCGTCGGTTTCGCGCGGCAACCTGCAGCCAGGCGATCTGGTCTTCTTCCAGAACACTTACACCACCGGTCTTTCGCACGTCGGCATGTACATTGGCAATGACCAGTTCATCCACGCGCAGAACGAGGCGACTGGAGTGGTGATCAGCGATCTGAACTCTTCGTACTACTCCAGCCGGTGGTACGGGGCCGTGCGCCTCACGTAG
- a CDS encoding class I SAM-dependent methyltransferase — MNESTKRRWLDQTRAAWDERAEMFDARSAANAQAEDRQVELDFIERALRLPQGARLLDAGCGTGHFAIAFAERGYRIDGIDISPAMIERARANANDAGVEISFVVGDLLPLDAPDGAYDAVFARMSLQFSPHLSAVLDEFGRVTAVNGKFWLAVPGSLSPIYRHSWERFLSDEPEPINYVTPWELVQLLETKGWTVEEQWGSFDPIGDDATNPAQEIDTAALPLLLQQAAATVWNIIARR, encoded by the coding sequence ATGAACGAGAGCACAAAACGACGATGGCTCGACCAAACACGCGCGGCGTGGGATGAACGGGCGGAGATGTTCGATGCACGGTCGGCCGCCAATGCGCAGGCCGAAGATCGCCAGGTCGAGCTCGACTTCATCGAGCGAGCGCTCAGACTCCCGCAGGGCGCCAGGTTGCTCGACGCCGGCTGTGGAACGGGGCATTTCGCCATCGCATTCGCTGAGCGGGGTTATCGGATCGACGGCATCGACATCTCACCGGCGATGATCGAGCGCGCCAGAGCGAACGCGAACGACGCTGGAGTCGAGATCAGCTTCGTCGTGGGCGATCTCTTGCCCCTCGATGCCCCAGATGGCGCGTATGACGCAGTTTTCGCTCGAATGTCCCTGCAGTTCTCACCACACCTGTCCGCTGTTCTGGACGAATTTGGGCGCGTCACCGCAGTGAATGGCAAATTCTGGCTGGCCGTACCTGGCTCACTTTCGCCGATCTACCGGCATTCCTGGGAGCGTTTCCTGTCCGACGAGCCGGAGCCGATCAACTATGTGACGCCATGGGAGCTTGTACAGCTGCTCGAGACAAAGGGCTGGACGGTCGAGGAGCAATGGGGCAGCTTCGACCCGATCGGCGACGATGCAACCAACCCGGCACAGGAGATCGACACCGCCGCATTGCCGCTGCTCCTGCAGCAGGCGGCGGCGACCGTCTGGAATATCATCGCCCGCAGATAG